Genomic window (Gemmatimonadota bacterium):
AGATGTTCTGGTGGTGGTTGACGATGTGCATATAGATTTGGGTCGGTTGCGCTTTCGGCGCGCGGGCAGTCACGGTGGGCACAATGGTTTGCGGTCTGTTGAATGCGCGTTGGGGGCTGCAGATTTTCCGCGGTTGCGCATCGGTGTTGGGCAACCCGCCCGGTTGGATGGCATGATTGATTACGTGTTGGGTGAATTTACATTCGAAGATCGGGATGTGATTACAGATGCGGTTGGGCAAGCGGTTAACGGCGCGCTTTGCTGGGCAAGAGAAGGTATTGAATTAGCTATGAACAGGTATAATGC
Coding sequences:
- a CDS encoding aminoacyl-tRNA hydrolase; protein product: MSAADAAAMTKKAMSRSVKAIVGLGNPGARYAQTRHNVGFWVVDALGKGALWHAFEFCTWCRFSDDLVLVKPLTYMNKSGLGVAEIVRCFQVARADVLVVVDDVHIDLGRLRFRRAGSHGGHNGLRSVECALGAADFPRLRIGVGQPARLDGMIDYVLGEFTFEDRDVITDAVGQAVNGALCWAREGIELAMNRYNAR